A part of Aricia agestis chromosome 13, ilAriAges1.1, whole genome shotgun sequence genomic DNA contains:
- the LOC121733237 gene encoding inositol polyphosphate 5-phosphatase K-like isoform X2 — protein MDTLRFYFVTWNVATKNPGQDLNSLLDFPSQFNKNKPLPDFYVIGLQEVKSQPQNMLMDTLFSDQWTSMFNKILCRQGFIIAKSIRLQGIILLVYTQMKHVTHLREIEAQYTKTGLGGLWGNKGAVSVRFNIYGCSVCLVNCHLAAHEHLLAERISDYNTIIKDHAYHISETSNILYHDYVFWIGDLNFRTDHPAGSISSEEIVTALGKVEKDKYAALLKHDQLLAVMDSGDAFSEFSEPEIRFPPTYKFNIGTDDYDVKRKPSWTDRILYKVIANNYENITLRADLVSYNHIPHYTVSDHKPVVAQFNIKAFSNYTVKTVEFAPVTRVWYIGDADFRTQCTLSPDVEVNANDWIGIYDANFHNLDDYIAYEYLSKVQVQPPTAAGQPRTITLSFPVGSGVRTPGFYRFIYFSQPNNDVRSVLGISEPFEVSSKEDKLVALDVGVEPSTSAGPSKPSTATSDIFTDFTGLDVAKLSRHFSNDLSID, from the exons ATGGATACTCTCAG GTTTTACTTCGTGACCTGGAACGTAGCTACCAAGAATCCAGGTCAAGATTTGAACTCACTCCTGGATTTTCCATCacagtttaataaaaataagcctttACCTGATTTTTATGTGATTGG CCTACAAGAAGTTAAATCACAGCCTCAGAACATGCTGATGGACACACTATTTAGTGATCAGTGGACATCTATGTTCAACAAAATACTGTGTAGACAAGGCTTCATCATAGCCAAGAGCATAAGACTACAGGGTATTATCCTGCTTGTGTACACGCAGATGAAACATGTGACACATCTCAGAGAGATTGAGGCTCAGTACACGAAAACTGGCTTAGGGGGATTATGG GGTAACAAGGGCGCTGTTAGCGTGCGCTTCAACATCTACGGCTGTTCGGTCTGCCTGGTGAACTGTCATCTGGCGGCGCACGAACACCTACTGGCGGAGAGGATCAGCGACTACAACACCATCATCAAGGATCACGCGTACCACATCAGTGAAACCTCAAATATATTGTACCATGA CTATGTGTTCTGGATCGGCGACCTCAACTTCCGCACCGACCATCCTGCCGGCAGCATATCCTCAGAGGAGATAGTGACAGCCCTGGGTAAAGTGGAGAAGGACAAGTACGCGGCGCTGCTGAAACACGACCAGCTTCTGGCGGTGATGGACAGCGGCGACGCCTTCTCCGAGTTCTCCGAGCCCGAGATCCGCTTCCCGCCTACTTACAAGTTCAACATTGGCACTGATGATTATGATGTAAA ACGTAAACCCTCATGGACGGACAGGATATTATACAAGGTGATAGCGAACAACTACGAGAATATAACTCTACGGGCAGACCTGGTCTCGTACAACCACATCCCGCACTACACAGTCAGCGATCACAAACCGGTGGTCGCCCAGTTTAATATTAAG GCATTCTCAAACTACACAGTGAAGACGGTGGAGTTTGCGCCGGTCACGCGCGTCTGGTATATCGGCGACGCGGACTTCAGGACGCAGTGTACGCTGTCACCCGATGTGGAGGTTAACGCTAATGACTGGATCGGGATATACGAT GCCAACTTCCACAATCTGGACGACTACATAGCGTACGAGTACCTGTCTAAGGTCCAAGTACAACCGCCGACTGCGGCAGGCCAGCCAAGAACCATCACGCTGAGCTTCCCAGTTGGTAGCGGTGTACGGACGCCCGGGTTCTACCGGTTCATATACTTCAGCCAACCGAATAACGACGTTAGGAGTGTGCTAG GCATATCAGAGCCTTTCGAAGTCAGCAGTAAAGAGGACAAGCTAGTCGCCTTAGACGTAGGAGTGGAGCCGTCAACGAGCGCTGGACCTTCCAAGCCGAGTACGGCCACGTCAGACATATTCACAGACTTCACAGGCTTAGATGTGGCCAAGCTGTCCCGCCATTTCTCCAACGATCTCAGCATTGACTGA
- the LOC121732932 gene encoding uncharacterized protein LOC121732932 has protein sequence MNYNELEPDFYNSDTISISTLALEEDLKQERTQEISELVDLSKKVSFLHTSLLYYRNAKSNMGTICYDAWKMVVKKVGGAPNTWQDFGCYLGISQEDLDYITNSIKDDPADLILKVFMQNENATIDKIVDALLKMKRYDILKSIEVPLCNLVQCFNKDDSGYHSGSKNSGSREVVSFTKNLKCDLPLALKKKLTKDDKKPNTPSIRPPLKTVPEKQADDTVMLFLTYAEDGLDTALNIQQYVDNWDSPRVTILMLNDRREEVYQNPEKFIRENFEKADFIVPIITTGYINRINSNTPQTPCTTDNLDYKYVNFIYNLIINHYIYVTGCLNEKARSVLPHNAHANVLSEVASYPALLPWTYETYFDEMFKAFLKKDSY, from the exons At GAACTACAATGAATTAGAGCCTGACTTCTACAACTCCGACACTATAAGCATAAGCACACTTGCTCTTGAAGAAGATTTAAAACAGGAAAGAACGCAAGAAATATCCGAGTTGGTAGATTTAAGCAAAAAAGTTAGTTTTCTACACACAAGCCTCCTGTACTACAGGAATGCTAAATCCAACATGGGTACAATTTGTTATGATGCATGGAAAATGGTTGTGAAGAAAGTTGGTGGAGCACCAAATACTTGGCAGGACTTTGGATGCTATTTAGGCATATCTCAGGAAGACCTAGAT TATATAACCAACTCTATAAAAGATGATCCAGCTGATTTAATACTGAAAGTCTTTATGCAAAATGAAAATGCCACAATAGACAAAATAGTTGATGCATTGTTAAAAATGAAGAGATATGATATACTAAAATCAATTGAAGTACCTCTTTGCAATCTTGTACAGTGTTTCAATAAAGATGACAGTGGATATCACAGTGGAAGTAAAAATTCAGGGTCCCGGGAAGTAGTTTCCTTCACAAAGAATCTGAAGTGCGATCTTCCATTAGCTTTAAAGAAGAAATTAACAAAAGATGACAAAAAACCCAACACACCCTCAATAAGGCCACCTCTAAAGACTGTACCTGAAAAACAAGCAGACGACAcagttatgttatttttaacttatGCAGAAGATGGGCTAGATACAGCATTGAATATCCAGCAATATGTTGACAATTGGGACTCCCCTAGAGTAACAATATTAATGCTAAATGATAGAAGGGAAGAGGTGTACCAAAATCCTGAAAAGTTCATTCGAGAGAACTTTGAAAAG gctGATTTCATAGTCCCAATAATCACAACAGGATATATAAATAGAATTAACTCCAACACACCTCAGACGCCATGTACAACAGATAATTTAGATTATAAGtatgtaaactttatttacaaccTAATCATTAACCACTACATCTATGTGACTGGGTGTTTAAATGAAAAGGCTCGGAGCGTGTTACCTCACAATGCACATGCCAATGTCTTGTCTGAAGTTGCATCATACCCTGCCTTACTGCCATGGACATACGAAACatatttcgatgaaatgttTAAAGCCTTTTTGAAGAAAGATTCATATTGA
- the LOC121733237 gene encoding inositol polyphosphate 5-phosphatase K-like isoform X1 has product MDTLRFYFVTWNVATKNPGQDLNSLLDFPSQFNKNKPLPDFYVIGLQEVKSQPQNMLMDTLFSDQWTSMFNKILCRQGFIIAKSIRLQGIILLVYTQMKHVTHLREIEAQYTKTGLGGLWGNKGAVSVRFNIYGCSVCLVNCHLAAHEHLLAERISDYNTIIKDHAYHISETSNILYHDYVFWIGDLNFRTDHPAGSISSEEIVTALGKVEKDKYAALLKHDQLLAVMDSGDAFSEFSEPEIRFPPTYKFNIGTDDYDVKRKPSWTDRILYKVIANNYENITLRADLVSYNHIPHYTVSDHKPVVAQFNIKIRNGFTRAVTETKAPRSGIRMRSALVAPVVAEAAVDEASSSVEQPSYTDANEAFSNYTVKTVEFAPVTRVWYIGDADFRTQCTLSPDVEVNANDWIGIYDANFHNLDDYIAYEYLSKVQVQPPTAAGQPRTITLSFPVGSGVRTPGFYRFIYFSQPNNDVRSVLGISEPFEVSSKEDKLVALDVGVEPSTSAGPSKPSTATSDIFTDFTGLDVAKLSRHFSNDLSID; this is encoded by the exons ATGGATACTCTCAG GTTTTACTTCGTGACCTGGAACGTAGCTACCAAGAATCCAGGTCAAGATTTGAACTCACTCCTGGATTTTCCATCacagtttaataaaaataagcctttACCTGATTTTTATGTGATTGG CCTACAAGAAGTTAAATCACAGCCTCAGAACATGCTGATGGACACACTATTTAGTGATCAGTGGACATCTATGTTCAACAAAATACTGTGTAGACAAGGCTTCATCATAGCCAAGAGCATAAGACTACAGGGTATTATCCTGCTTGTGTACACGCAGATGAAACATGTGACACATCTCAGAGAGATTGAGGCTCAGTACACGAAAACTGGCTTAGGGGGATTATGG GGTAACAAGGGCGCTGTTAGCGTGCGCTTCAACATCTACGGCTGTTCGGTCTGCCTGGTGAACTGTCATCTGGCGGCGCACGAACACCTACTGGCGGAGAGGATCAGCGACTACAACACCATCATCAAGGATCACGCGTACCACATCAGTGAAACCTCAAATATATTGTACCATGA CTATGTGTTCTGGATCGGCGACCTCAACTTCCGCACCGACCATCCTGCCGGCAGCATATCCTCAGAGGAGATAGTGACAGCCCTGGGTAAAGTGGAGAAGGACAAGTACGCGGCGCTGCTGAAACACGACCAGCTTCTGGCGGTGATGGACAGCGGCGACGCCTTCTCCGAGTTCTCCGAGCCCGAGATCCGCTTCCCGCCTACTTACAAGTTCAACATTGGCACTGATGATTATGATGTAAA ACGTAAACCCTCATGGACGGACAGGATATTATACAAGGTGATAGCGAACAACTACGAGAATATAACTCTACGGGCAGACCTGGTCTCGTACAACCACATCCCGCACTACACAGTCAGCGATCACAAACCGGTGGTCGCCCAGTTTAATATTAAG ATACGCAATGGATTCACGCGCGCCGTCACAGAAACGAAGGCCCCGCGTTCCGGCATACGCATGCGATCGGCGTTAGTCGCGCCGGTTGTGGCAGAGGCCGCGGTAGATGAAGCCAGCAGCTCAGTAGAACAACCTAGTTATACTGATGCGAACGAG GCATTCTCAAACTACACAGTGAAGACGGTGGAGTTTGCGCCGGTCACGCGCGTCTGGTATATCGGCGACGCGGACTTCAGGACGCAGTGTACGCTGTCACCCGATGTGGAGGTTAACGCTAATGACTGGATCGGGATATACGAT GCCAACTTCCACAATCTGGACGACTACATAGCGTACGAGTACCTGTCTAAGGTCCAAGTACAACCGCCGACTGCGGCAGGCCAGCCAAGAACCATCACGCTGAGCTTCCCAGTTGGTAGCGGTGTACGGACGCCCGGGTTCTACCGGTTCATATACTTCAGCCAACCGAATAACGACGTTAGGAGTGTGCTAG GCATATCAGAGCCTTTCGAAGTCAGCAGTAAAGAGGACAAGCTAGTCGCCTTAGACGTAGGAGTGGAGCCGTCAACGAGCGCTGGACCTTCCAAGCCGAGTACGGCCACGTCAGACATATTCACAGACTTCACAGGCTTAGATGTGGCCAAGCTGTCCCGCCATTTCTCCAACGATCTCAGCATTGACTGA
- the LOC121732933 gene encoding geminin-like: MPRTTRKSLKTLQHAASDTENLVGRPSKSLKHQLSQETVVADVEVKRKNISSKEIQVNLQNKVSVDDLTNPEKASETYWKLLAEKRQVALQEALDENETLRQLIEELKKENGEMKQMLEEANSFIEVVKENLNKDDDTGIDVNDVSTADETEEENLTTESSKD, from the exons ATGCCTAGAACTACCCGTAAATCACTTAAAACTCTACAACATGCTGCTTCAGATACAGAGAACTTGGTGGGTAGACCATCAAAAAGCCTAAAGCATCAACTGAGCCAGGAAACCGTTGT AGCTGATGTAGAAGTGAAAAGAAAGAACATCTCCTCTAAAGAAATTCAAGTAAACTTACAGAACAAAGTATCTGTAGACGACCTTACAAATCCGGAAAAAGCTTCAGAAACATATTGGAAACTTCTTGCTGAAAAGCGTCA GGTTGCTCTACAGGAGGCGTTAGATGAAAATGAAACATTACGCCAATTAATTGAAGAGCTAAAGAAAGAAAATGGTGAAATGAAGCAGATGTTGGAGGAGGCCAACAGCTTTATTGAAGTTGTTAAg GAGAACCTAAACAAAGACGATGACACTGGGATTGATGTAAATGATGTCAGCACCGCTGATGAAACTGAAGAAGAGAATCTAACTACTGAAAGTTCCAAAGATTAA